The Pyxidicoccus sp. MSG2 DNA segment TTGCGCACCCGGAAGGGCGAGTTGTTGAGGGTGCCGCCGCCATCCACCTCCAGCTTGAAGCCGGCGGACAGGCCGCTGATGCGCGTGCCGCCATCCGACAGGCGCGTCTCCGCGCGCAGATCGGCCAGGTAGACGCCAGAGGCCCCCACGCTGGCGAGCGCGTCCGGGTCGCACTGGGACACATCGAAGCGGGCCAGGTCCTCGCACGAGAGGGAAGCGGGTGCGCTCTGCGAGTCGAAGGTGCACGGTGCGAAGCGGCCCCGGTCCAACCAGTCGCCCCGCTCCTCCAGCTCCGTGTAGGTGCCGTCCCAGTCCGGCAGGGAGCCGGCGTCGGTGCCGGAGTCCTCCGTGGGCACGGAGGTACCGGCGTCGGGAACGGGGTCGGGCGCCTTGTCACAGCCGGAGAGGACGGACAATGACAGGACACACGCGGACAGCAGTGGCCGGAGGAAGGGCGGGGCAAGTCTCGTCATGGTGCCTCGTGAGCAGGAGCCCCCTCGCAAGTGGGGGACTGTTCCTCCTACGGAGTGAGGCGCGAGAGTTCCCCCCAGGCGTCCCGATGGTTGCCGCGTGAAGGGGACTTCCGCCCCGGGGCGGGAAAGGCGCCACGGGAGCCTCCACTGGCGCCAGCGTTGCAAGGTGCCAGTGACGGCCTCAGCCGAAAACAAGACTCCGTGGCACCTTGGTGGTGCCACAGAGTTCTTTGCTGCTTGGAGGCGGCGGGAATCGAACCCACGGCAAGGCGATAGAAACCCCAAGCAGGTGCGGAGGAGGCGAGCGCGGGGCTTGAGGCAGCGGCCAGGAAGGGGCGGATGAAGCAGAGGACGCCGGGAATGGACTGGGCCGAGTTTCTGAGGAGGACGTTCGACTTCGACGTGTTCGCCTGCGTGAGGTGTGGAGGCAGGCTTGAGGGTGTTGGCGTACGTGAAGGGAGCACGAGGGGTGCGCGCGATTCTGGAGCACCTGGGCCTGGCCACTGCAGGTGCGAGGCTGGCCCCGGCGCGAGGGCCACCCCAGGCCGCGAGGTGTTGAGGCGCTCAAGACAACCCACAGGCCCAGCCCAGGCTCTTGCCGCGCCCTGATGTGCGGGCGGCCTGGGCTGCAGTGTGCCCTATGGGGGTGCTCGGCCCCCTACACCGGCCTGGCACACAGCTCGGGTAGCCCCGTCCGCGGCCCTCTTTGGCCCCTCCGCTCCAGCCCTCACCTTCAACCGGCCTCCCATTTTTCTTATGCTCCACCATGTGCGATGATGGCAATCCTGTCGTTTGCTTCGGGCCCCGGAGAGACGATGCCTCACCGAACTCTCGAACATCACGAACTGATCGGACTCATCTTCGATTGCGCGGAGTCAGAGACGGGATTGGAGCCTGCGCTTGCCGCCATAGCCGACCAGTTCGGTGCGGACAAGGCGCATACGCTCATCCTACGACGGGGGGAGCTGGTCGACTCACATTTCCACGGCTACGACCACAATGGATTTCGGGATTACGAACGCGACTGGCAAGACAAGGACCCCCGGCTCGCAACGGCAGTCAAATCCCCAGGTCAGATCTTCTCGGATGTCCAGATTATCGAGCCGAGCCTCTTTGAGGCATCAGCCATCTACAACGAACTCCTCAGCAAGGTTGGCGTCCGCTACACACTATTTACAACCACCGAGATCGCTCCAGATTTGCACCTTGGACAGGCCCTCATGAGGCAGAAGCGAGCTGGTGCGTTCGAGCCGGAAGACATCCGCAGGTTCACCATACTCGTGCCTCACCTCCTGCGGGCTGTTCGACTGCGTCGGCTGGTTGCAATCCTTCGAGCCGAGCGCGACGACCTGAACCGTGCACTTGATGCGGTGGCTGGCCCCGTCGCCCTGCTTGACAAATCTGGAAAACTCATCTGCTGCAATAGGGCTGCGGAGCAGTTGCTCACAGTAGGGGACGGCATTCGCCTTGAGCGACAGATAGTCACAGCCATGATCCCACGCGAGTCACAACAGTTGGCAGCGGCATTATTGCGGACGGCAGAGTTGGCAGAAGGCACATCGCAACGGCATCCGCTGAAACCTTCGCCAACGGCCCTTCAGTTGACCCGACACCAAGGCCGCCCCCTCGGAGTGGTGCTTATGCCGCTGCGGCCTTCCAGTAGATTTCGGGAATACGCGCGCCAGACGGCGAAAGTCCTGGCTGTATTTCATGACCCCGATGCAGTCCTACGGCTGGACCCCGAGTTGATTTCGCAGCTCCATGGCCTCACTGCCACTGAAGCGCTTCTGGCGTCAGCACTAGCACAGGGCCACTCACTAGCGCAATTCGCCGCGAGCCGCGGTTGCTCTGAGCAGACTGCCCGGACGCATCTAAAACGCGCGCTCGACAAGACCGACACGCGCCGACAGTCAGATCTGGTGCGCGTACTTCTGGGAAGCGCTGCTCTGCACCTCACCCGCAGTTGAATCTCCCCGGTGCCTACCCCATTTGGGGGATGCGGCAGTCATTGCGACTCTCATAGATTGAATTGCAGCACACGGCGTCCATGTCGTGATGCTCTCTCTGTCGAGAGCTGTTTCTCGTGGACACAGTGGCTGCCAAAGAGAATCGAGAAGTCCACGCCGTCATATCGCACCTTGGATAGGCTCGAATATCCCGACAGGCGCTGTCACTACAGCCTTGGCGCGTAGCACTGCGGCACATTGCTTTGGGGGAACACAAATGAAACACTCTCGGGTTTCGGACGCTGCAGTAGAGGCTATTGCTTGCTTCGCTGCCCGCATGTCTAGACGCAAACTTGCGCGATGGTCGGGCTTGGCGGTAGCCCTCAGCAGTTCTGTGGCGCTGGCAGAAATTGACTACTTCGGTCGTGGCCCATCAGATCCGGCTGATGACACCGCGCTTGAGTTCGTCGCGGATCCTGGCGCGCCTCTGGCCGCCAGAACGCCTAAGAATCTGGAAATAGAAGTCCGAGGCACCGGCGGATATGGGGTGGAATCCACTTCGGTTGGAGCTGATTTCGACGCTTCGGTGACATTCAAATACAAGGCAGTCGAGGCATGGACTCCCATGCTCAGCTTCTCCCTCCGAGGAACCGAACTCCTTGAAGAATCGCGCGGCGGTAGCGGCGACGTCAGCCTGCGGGTGACCCCAAAGCTGTGCGAAGTGAAGAGGGAGGCGTCAAATTTTAACTGCTATGCACAAGTCAAGGCGACAGGACTCGGTGACGATTTTGGCGGCAGTGCGGATTTGGGAGTGAAGTTCCGGCGAGCCACCGCACCTCGATTTGACGTCTCCCTGTCGGCTGGCCCTCGCACTGGAGAAGCTGGGTGGGGGTACGGCACTCGTATTGCCGCAGGCTATGGTTACTTGTTTCCGCGCGGCATGTTGTTGTCGTTGACGGCCTCCATGACTGCTAGCGCAAAAAACCTTATTGCTCCGACCACCAAAGCAGGAGCCGAACTCGTATTTAAGCCCAACACAAGGCTGAATCTTGGGCTGACGGCGCAACAGCCTGTTTTCGCCCCAGAGCGTCCGATCGAGGTGGGCGGATGGCTGGCATACGTTTTCTAGCTTCGCTCTGGGTTGAATTGCGCATTGTCGTATGGATCGCCTGGGTCGCCAGTTGTAGTTGCCGTCAAGAGACTCCTCAGGCGCCCCTGGCAGTGCCGCCTGCCACCTCACAACAAGACTACCTCCCTCCGTTCGGCTATTTTCAGGTGTACGGAGAGTCCACCTCCGTCGCGAAGATTGGGCGGCGCGACGTTCCGACGCAGAAGACGGTCGATCAGGTTCAGTCCTCGCAATACATTCGTCTTACCGAGGAGTTGAACGAGCAAGCCCTTCGCGAATCCGAGGAACCTCGCTGTGGAGTTTCCGACTTCGACCGGCCACATTTCTTGAAATCAAGGCCACGCCGCCCTTTGCGCTGGGCGCAAAACAGCCTGACGTTTTCAGTTGCCCCCGATACGCCAAGTTGGGTTCTGGAAGTAGCACGTCAGGCAATCCTGGACTGGCAATCGCATACGTCATTGTCTTTCGAGTGGGTGGACGCGTTCAATACAGCCGACATTCAGATTTCCTTCAAGCCTGACCACCATGACGATCAATGGGCGCTCCGTCCGCCAACGGTCGCACACGCGTTTCCTCCAGGGACAATACTTCCTGGGCAAGTGCATTTTAGAGCAGCAGCGAACTGGGGCATGGTAGCGACTACGAAATCGCTAGACTTGCGCACCTATATGATTCACGAAATTGGTCACGCAATGGGGCTAAGTCACTCGTCCGATCGACACTCGATCATGAATGAGCATCCACGAAATGGTCAGCGAGAGTTATCTCCGCGAGACGTTGCGACGATCAGGGCGCTGTACCCGAAACCTTGACGGTCCTCCACCCCATTGGTGCGTATTGCAGGTCTGTAAAGCTGAACGGGGCGCGCACGGAGAGAGGAATGGGTCCGCGCCGCCCTATTGCCTCAATGCCTGACATTTCTGACAGAATGCCGCTTCCGCCCAGGAGGCATCCGTGACTGCCCGATTGAAGCTGACTTCTGTCCGTATGGCGTTGAGTCTGTTCATGGTCGTGGGGTGCGCGGAGGCGCCGCCCGGCGCAGCGGAGGTGCCATCCCATCTGAGGCAGCCCCTAAATGATCAACTCGGCCGCATCGGCGGCCTCACGTTGCCCACTCCCGCTCGGATTCCGCAACTCACGGACGTCGTCTCCGTAGCTGTTGCCGCGCACCTTTGTTGATGGTCCGGTGAGCCGACTGGTTGATGGCATCGGGACTACGGTTCCCCAGTCGCGTCAAGGCCTTGGCCGCCTCTGGCGGTGCCCTTCGGGCAGCCTTGACCCGACCGGAGAACCGCAGGATGGGAGCAATCAGTTTCGCTTCTCGCGAAAACTGCTGTCGCGTCAAGGAGTTGGGTCCCATCACGAGCGTGACATCCGGAGGTCCGGCTCCGTGATGGCATTCTCCACGCCTCCAGTTGGGAGTCCATCAGCCAGGGCGCTCGAAACCAGGCGTCCATCCATCAAACAACGTGCGCGGCAACAGTAGCCGCCGGCTGTGACGGGCCGGGGTAATGGATCGCAGTCGGGTCACCCAAGCTGTTCGTAGCGGGGTCGGTCAAGCGGATCGCACCAGGGTCGGCCAAGCTGGTCGGAGTCCGGAGCAGTTGGGGCGTATCCGCTGCACGAGCCCCGTCTTCCGTGAGCCGGACGGTCGCCTCATGCTGACGGCGTGAATGGGACTCTCTCAGCGCGGCGACGACTGCTTTTCGGCCGGGGCCGTGAGCGGCTCCGGGACGGTGAGCTTGCCCACCTCGGCGTCGAGTTCCGCGGCCACCAGGCGAGCGCGCGTGGCAGCCCAGTACTTGGGGGCGAGCTCCAGGTAGCGCTCACGGGGCCAATGGGCCAGCACGCGCAGCAGATCCCGGAGGTACGCCTCGGGGTCGAGGCGGTGCAGCCGCGCGGTGGCGATGAGAGTGAAGAGGTGGCCGGCCCTCTCGGCATGGTCATCGCTGCCGACGAAGAGCCACGCCTTCCTTCCGACGGCAGGTCCCCATTCATTCTGCCCATGTCGGCGAGTCCGCCGTGCCCATGCCGGCCCCGCCGCATCATCCCCCGAGCACGGCATCAGCAGCGCCGCAGGACTCTCGTAACGCGTGGCCCGAAGAACGGGGGCAGATCACCGCTAAAACGGCGCAACTTCGGATAGAAAATGAGGGCGACTTACACTCAACGATGTTGATTTCGCTTACTCATCGTCATCCGCATCATCTTCTTGCTCGGCTACGCGCACACTTGCACTTGCGAATAACTCCTTTACATCGAAATAGTCCTGCCTGCCGTCTTGGTGCCACCATCTCTCGATTTTCCACCCATCGTCTACGTGGCTCAGCTTGTCAGGCCGTAAGCCAGCATGTGTAGCTGGATTGACTCGCAATACTTCCATTCGTGCCGTCATTGTAGCCTTGAGAGATTCCCATGAGATTCTTTCGTCACCACTCGGGTCTCGAAGTAGAAACCAGCGGAGTTGGCTGATTTTATATCCTCTTACGACGACGGTGTGATCCCCAAAGTCACCAGTGTTCCAGCCGATCAGAACAGGAAGTCCTTGGTCTATCGATTCGGCAATGACGTCGAATGTGTTGTCGTGTTTTGTTTCTTGAGCGTGCACGAACCGGGTCTTATGTCCGTCATGTCTCATGATGCGATTAAGTAGGCGTTTGGCGGTGAGTAGGTGAGAGCCTCCGTAGAACCAACTCGCAAGTGCCTTGTCCGAAGTCGTGTTTACCCCATCTCTTGGGAAGTGCTTGATGAGCGGGTCTTCTACGACGAGCCCTGCCTTTCTTCGGCGATCACCGACCCCAAACATTGATTGATATTCTGGGTGGAGTGTTGCGAGTAGCATTGCACACGAATAGTACGTGCATAGTCCGTCGTGCGTGCCCTGCCGATAGTCCGGGATATTGAGAAGCTCTACGCGATCCGCTCGGGATTTTGACATGGTTGCACCTGAGTAGAGGTGTCTCTTGATCGTAGTCTCGTGAGAGCGTACCTCACAGTGAAATGAGCTTTCGCGCCAACGCCACGCCGCTCAAGAGCGCCCCTCCACGCGAGGCCCTCCGCACCAGTCCCCGCAGGCCCCGACTCCCAGCAAGCACCGGCTGCCGGACGGCACCACGCACCTCCTCTTCACCGGGTTGGAGTTGCTGCGTCGTCTGGCGTCCCTGGTGCCTCCGCCTCGGGCAAACCTCACGAGGTTCCACGGCGTCTTCGCTCCAGGCGCCAAACTACGGCCATTTCTGGTCCCTCAAACTGGTGCGGAGGAGGCGCACGCGGGGATTGAGGCAGCGGCCAGGAAGCTGCGGATGCAGGAGAGGACACCGCGAGTAGACCGGGCAGAGTTGCTCAGCAGGTCGTTCGACTTCGACGTGTTCGCCTGCGTGAGGCGCGCGCGCTGCGCAACCTCGTCGAGCGCCTCAACCTGCTGAGAGGCGACGGTCCACTCACGCTCGGGCCGGAGACTGTCCACGGCCCCTCGGCGACGGCAACGCCCCTGCGCCCCACCGCTGGGAGACAAGAGCTACCGCGAGCACGTGGAGGACTTCGAGCGGGACCCCATCCGCGCGGCGCTGCAACAGGGCGAGAGCATCGCGGGGGCCGCGCGGCTGCTCCAGGTGGACCGGGGCAACCTCTACCGGCGAATCAAGGCGCTCGGGCTCTCGGGTCCTGAGTCGTGATGCTACAGCTGAAGGTCCGTGACATTTGACACCTGTCCGGACGCCTGTTCCCATCGAGGAGCTCGGAATGCCCGAGGAGAAGGCCAGCCATCCAGGCTGTCCAGGCGGAGGAAGCCACGTGAAGACGAAGAACCTGCTGGCGGGTTGCGTGCTGGTTGGGCTGATGGCGGGCACTGCGGCATGGGCAGGGCTGAAGGAAACCAACCTCGTCGCGGTCTACAATGACGGTCTCACTGGCACTGCCTATGGGTCCTATGGCTCGGCTCGCGCCAGCGCCGATTCGATGCAATACATCGGCTGCACCCTGAGGGCGTACAGCAATGGCACCAATCGCATCTCCTGCGAGGCACGGGACGCGAATGGCAACGCGGGGTATTGCACGTCCTCCTCGCCTGGGATGGTGAACGCGATCATGTCCCAGTCGGGTGACGCGTACCTCTACTTCCAATGGGACAAGACCGGTACCTGCACGCACCTCTTCGTGAGCACGCTGTCGTCGCAGACTCCGCTCCAGCCGTAGCAACGTCGCCGCCAGGAGCCTTCCTTGCCGCTGACCTCGTTGAAACAGGCGCTGCCGATACTGCTCGCGACGCTCATGCTGGGCGTCGCCCTGGGATGGTTCGCCGGGCGCGCCGCACCTCCTCCCGACCCGCGAACTGACGAGGTGCTGCGCCATCTCGAAGGACAGCAAGCGCTGCTGGAGGCGCTCCCGGCGCGGCTGGCGGCTCAGGCTGCCTCGCAACAGGTGAGGTGCGCGGTGGCCTCCTCCTCCGGTGCCGGAGTGGATGCCGCCGAGCTGCGGGCGGAGCTGGCACGGCTGCGGGAGGAGTCGGGGGGCACGGCTCGGAGCGAGCCACCCCGGAAGCCCGAGCCGTCACCCCAGGCAGTGGCCGCGCAACGGCAGGGTCACCAGCTCATCGAGGACGCCACACGCTCCGGCCAATGGAGGGCCGAGGACGCACAGGCCCTGCGACAGCTGCTCATCGACATGAACGATGCCCAGCGCGACGAAGTCACCCAGCGGCTCGTCGTGCAGCTCAACGAGGGCAAGCTGAAGACCCTGGTTCGGGGCCCCATCTTCTAGCCGCCTGGCACTACGGCACGGTGGCGCCCCTGGCCTCGGCGCGCTCCCAGACCTGGATGTAGCCCTCGGCCGAGTTCATCAGCGGATCCAGGTCCAGGCTCCGGAGGCCCTGGCGGTGCAGGTCCGCGATGAAGTCCGGGAGCATGCCGACGTGCGCCAGGCCATCCTCGTTGATGTCGAAGACCTTGTTGCCCACCACGCTGCGCTCCAGCTTCGTGGGGCTGTTCTCCACCGCGATGCTCAGCGGGTAGCGCGTGCGGGCCACCTGCTGGGCGGAGCTGCCGCCGTGGCACGCCTCGCCGCCGAAGCGCGGGCCCGGCAGGCCGGCCAGGCCGTTGAAGTCCGTGCCGAAGCCCACCGCCATCCCGCTCTGCTGCTGCGTGAGATAGAGGTACGCCTGCGCCCAGCTCTGTGAGGTGTTGCCGCACTGGTGCTCCACCACCGGCTGGCCCGAGCCGCGCCAGGTGGGTACCTCGTCTCGCGAGCCCTGCTCCACGATGAGCGACACCATGCCTCCCACGTTGCGGATGCGCTGGAGCTGCGCGGCCTTGAGGCTGCCCTCGTGACGCTTGCCGCCGCGGGCCGTGTCGAACAGCGTGGTGTGGCCGCTCACCACCGGGTAGCCGTAGGGCTCCACCATCGCCAGCGTGTCGTCGAAGGCCAGCTTCGACATGTGGTCGATGTCGATGAGCATCTTCCGGCGCATCATCCCGCGCACCAGCGTGCGGCCCAGGCTCGTGAGCCCCTGCGCGCCGCAGATGGGAGCCCGGGTGATGTCCCGCTTGTACTCGTAGCCCTCCTGGGAGCAGTCGCGCGAGTCGCCCTCGGTGATGAGGTTGGTGAGCGCCGGTCCGCCGAAGGCGTTCTGCTTGAAGTGGACGGGGAACAGGTGACGCAGGCCCAGCGCCTGGTAGGAGTCCAGCCGCGACTCCACGTACTCGGCCGTGCACGAGCCGCCGCGGCGACAGTCGAAGAGGTAGTCCACCTCCGCGCCCAGCACCACCGCCAGCTTGCCCTGGGCGATGACGGCGCGAGCCTCCGCCGGCGACTTCACGATGCGGTACCAGCCCTGCCCCGCGCCTCCGGCCTTCGAGTCGATGTAGCTCTGCATGGTGTAGGCCTCGGCGACCTGCAGATCCACCGCCTCCATGTCCTCGCCAGTGCGGCCCGGCGCCTTCTCCGCGTAGATGGGGGCGCCGAGCAGGTCCTGGTTGTTGACGGCCAGCATCACCATCAGCCGCAGCCCCCCCTGCACGGCGCGGTAGAGCCAGTCCTCGTACATGGACTGGTGGGTGTAGCTGTTCCAGCGCGGCCAGCCGTCGTACTGCGGGTAGCCGCCCACCAGGTGCCCCACGCCGCCGGTGCCATAGCCCAGGGTGGCCATGATGCTGCCGAAGGAGTCTCGCGTGCCCCCAGGCCCGTGGACGCTGTTGCACCAGGGCAGCGCGGTGGACAGGGGACCATGGGCCTTGCCGAAGAAGGCCTTGCCCCCGAAGGCCAGGTTGGCGAACTGGTGCGAGTGCAGATCCGCGAAGCCCTTCACGGGCGCCTTGCAGTAACAGGTGACGGCGGTGTCTCCCTGGTCGGCGGCCACATCATCGCAGGACAGACAGGAGCCCGCGTGCGGGCCGCTCGTGACCTGGCCCTTCACGCACGCGCCGCGCTGGCCCCAGTTGGCGTCGCGGTTGGCGCAGAAGGCATCGCAGCTCACCGCCCCGTTGTTGCCTGGCTTCGAAAAGGTGCCCGCGGGGGGAGTGGAGCTGCACTCCGTCACCGGGGAGCAGGCGGTATCGCCCACCTCGAACTCGCCCCACATGCCGGAAGTGCCCTTGTTCACGCAGCGGGTGGGGTGCAGGAAGGCATAACCAGACACGGTGGCGCCGGTGGCCTGGCACGCGCTCTCCCACGAGGTGTTGGGCGGCACGTTCAGCAACTGCGCCGAGTACTGGCGCCGGCCCGAGTCCGTGCACCGGTCCTTCTGGAACGT contains these protein-coding regions:
- a CDS encoding helix-turn-helix transcriptional regulator; this translates as MMAILSFASGPGETMPHRTLEHHELIGLIFDCAESETGLEPALAAIADQFGADKAHTLILRRGELVDSHFHGYDHNGFRDYERDWQDKDPRLATAVKSPGQIFSDVQIIEPSLFEASAIYNELLSKVGVRYTLFTTTEIAPDLHLGQALMRQKRAGAFEPEDIRRFTILVPHLLRAVRLRRLVAILRAERDDLNRALDAVAGPVALLDKSGKLICCNRAAEQLLTVGDGIRLERQIVTAMIPRESQQLAAALLRTAELAEGTSQRHPLKPSPTALQLTRHQGRPLGVVLMPLRPSSRFREYARQTAKVLAVFHDPDAVLRLDPELISQLHGLTATEALLASALAQGHSLAQFAASRGCSEQTARTHLKRALDKTDTRRQSDLVRVLLGSAALHLTRS
- a CDS encoding matrixin family metalloprotease, which translates into the protein MAGIRFLASLWVELRIVVWIAWVASCSCRQETPQAPLAVPPATSQQDYLPPFGYFQVYGESTSVAKIGRRDVPTQKTVDQVQSSQYIRLTEELNEQALRESEEPRCGVSDFDRPHFLKSRPRRPLRWAQNSLTFSVAPDTPSWVLEVARQAILDWQSHTSLSFEWVDAFNTADIQISFKPDHHDDQWALRPPTVAHAFPPGTILPGQVHFRAAANWGMVATTKSLDLRTYMIHEIGHAMGLSHSSDRHSIMNEHPRNGQRELSPRDVATIRALYPKP
- a CDS encoding transposase domain-containing protein; translation: MATARLHRLDPEAYLRDLLRVLAHWPRERYLELAPKYWAATRARLVAAELDAEVGKLTVPEPLTAPAEKQSSPR
- a CDS encoding transposase codes for the protein MPDGTTHLLFTGLELLRRLASLVPPPRANLTRFHGVFAPGAKLRPFLVPQTGAEEAHAGIEAAARKLRMQERTPRVDRAELLSRSFDFDVFACVRRARCATSSSASTC
- a CDS encoding helix-turn-helix domain-containing protein, with translation MEDFERDPIRAALQQGESIAGAARLLQVDRGNLYRRIKALGLSGPES
- a CDS encoding membrane dipeptidase, with the protein product MTSMLRFTVLGWMLCTASSAVAAPYWGTFQKDRCTDSGRRQYSAQLLNVPPNTSWESACQATGATVSGYAFLHPTRCVNKGTSGMWGEFEVGDTACSPVTECSSTPPAGTFSKPGNNGAVSCDAFCANRDANWGQRGACVKGQVTSGPHAGSCLSCDDVAADQGDTAVTCYCKAPVKGFADLHSHQFANLAFGGKAFFGKAHGPLSTALPWCNSVHGPGGTRDSFGSIMATLGYGTGGVGHLVGGYPQYDGWPRWNSYTHQSMYEDWLYRAVQGGLRLMVMLAVNNQDLLGAPIYAEKAPGRTGEDMEAVDLQVAEAYTMQSYIDSKAGGAGQGWYRIVKSPAEARAVIAQGKLAVVLGAEVDYLFDCRRGGSCTAEYVESRLDSYQALGLRHLFPVHFKQNAFGGPALTNLITEGDSRDCSQEGYEYKRDITRAPICGAQGLTSLGRTLVRGMMRRKMLIDIDHMSKLAFDDTLAMVEPYGYPVVSGHTTLFDTARGGKRHEGSLKAAQLQRIRNVGGMVSLIVEQGSRDEVPTWRGSGQPVVEHQCGNTSQSWAQAYLYLTQQQSGMAVGFGTDFNGLAGLPGPRFGGEACHGGSSAQQVARTRYPLSIAVENSPTKLERSVVGNKVFDINEDGLAHVGMLPDFIADLHRQGLRSLDLDPLMNSAEGYIQVWERAEARGATVP